The Kitasatospora sp. NBC_00374 genome has a segment encoding these proteins:
- a CDS encoding Ig-like domain-containing protein, whose amino-acid sequence MNRRTAVLAALSGVLLIAGCGGAGGTSPSGPAGTAAAGGAASSAPKTSTAVVTVEPQNGAEGVAPQGALKVAVAGGKLTKVDVTDPAGAPVTGAITPDGLGWAPAAGLAVGTAYRVSAEAADANGLSTTATSAFTTLTPKRTVRAEDNVVTGETFGVGMIISVDFAGDVKNKEAAAKAITVEASDGTVVKGHWFDDRRLDLRPESFWKPDTKVKVHFRTKNVEVSPGVYGATDRDEEFTIGRSKISEVDASTHQMTVKKAGQPDQQIPITAGDDDNPSWNGTMVVSARSRMERMRSEGVPGLVGAGYDTERPHALRLTSTGTYVHGNPNAGPAVGRYNMSHGCIGLLDTAAGDPNSAAGRFYADSIVGDVVTVRGSVHKQALDPANGLSGWNLDWARW is encoded by the coding sequence ATGAACAGGCGGACGGCAGTTCTGGCGGCACTGAGCGGGGTGCTCCTGATCGCGGGGTGCGGCGGCGCCGGGGGCACGTCGCCGAGCGGGCCGGCCGGCACGGCCGCGGCGGGCGGCGCGGCGAGCAGCGCGCCGAAGACCTCCACCGCCGTGGTCACGGTCGAGCCGCAGAACGGCGCCGAGGGGGTGGCCCCGCAGGGCGCGCTCAAGGTGGCGGTGGCCGGCGGGAAGCTGACCAAGGTGGACGTCACCGACCCGGCCGGAGCGCCGGTCACGGGCGCGATCACCCCCGACGGGCTCGGCTGGGCCCCCGCGGCCGGGCTGGCCGTCGGCACCGCCTACCGGGTCAGCGCGGAGGCCGCCGACGCCAACGGGCTGTCGACCACCGCGACCAGCGCCTTCACCACGCTGACGCCGAAGCGCACGGTCAGGGCCGAGGACAACGTGGTCACCGGGGAGACCTTCGGCGTCGGCATGATCATCTCGGTGGACTTCGCCGGCGACGTCAAGAACAAGGAGGCGGCCGCCAAGGCCATCACCGTCGAGGCCTCGGACGGCACCGTGGTCAAGGGCCACTGGTTCGACGACCGGCGACTCGACCTGCGGCCGGAGTCCTTCTGGAAGCCCGACACCAAGGTCAAGGTGCACTTCCGCACCAAGAACGTCGAGGTCTCCCCCGGCGTGTACGGCGCGACCGACCGCGACGAGGAGTTCACCATCGGACGCTCCAAGATCAGCGAGGTCGACGCGAGCACCCACCAGATGACCGTCAAGAAGGCCGGCCAGCCGGACCAGCAGATCCCGATCACGGCCGGCGACGACGACAACCCGTCCTGGAACGGGACCATGGTGGTCTCCGCCAGGAGCCGGATGGAGCGGATGCGCTCCGAAGGCGTGCCCGGCCTCGTGGGCGCCGGGTACGACACCGAGCGGCCGCACGCCCTGCGCCTCACCAGCACCGGCACCTACGTGCACGGCAACCCGAACGCCGGCCCCGCGGTCGGCCGCTACAACATGAGCCACGGCTGCATCGGCCTGCTCGACACCGCGGCGGGCGACCCGAACTCGGCGGCCGGCCGGTTCTACGCCGACAGCATCGTCGGCGACGTGGTCACCGTGCGCGGCTCGGTCCACAAGCAGGCACTCGACCCCGCCAACGGGCTGAGCGGCTGGAACCTCGACTGGGCCAGGTGGTAG
- a CDS encoding histone deacetylase yields MTSIVVRRPGPTPERPSGEPGLVWYAAYASNMHLARLTCYLSGGRPAEGTRTLPGARDRRPPAGTVPVLLPGRLHFALESLVWGGGMGFYDPFDGGEMPARAYLLRPGQFADILAQERRRAPGADLDLGAVLAEGRAQLGPGRYETLLCVGGLDGHPVLTFTAPWRSAEAELNAPSAPYLRAVATGLREGHGWDADRAAAYLSSRPGAAGVWSPGGVVRVLRGAGAAGD; encoded by the coding sequence ATGACTTCGATTGTGGTGCGGCGGCCGGGGCCGACGCCCGAGCGCCCGTCCGGGGAGCCCGGCCTGGTCTGGTACGCCGCGTACGCCTCCAACATGCACCTCGCCCGTCTGACCTGCTACCTCTCGGGAGGTCGGCCGGCCGAGGGGACCAGGACCCTCCCGGGGGCCCGGGACCGGCGGCCGCCCGCCGGGACGGTGCCGGTGCTGCTGCCGGGGCGGCTGCACTTCGCGCTGGAGTCGCTGGTCTGGGGCGGCGGGATGGGCTTCTACGACCCGTTCGACGGCGGTGAGATGCCGGCCCGGGCCTACCTGCTGCGCCCCGGGCAGTTCGCCGACATCCTGGCGCAGGAGCGCCGCCGCGCGCCGGGCGCGGATCTGGACCTGGGCGCCGTACTCGCCGAGGGGCGTGCGCAGTTGGGCCCCGGCCGGTACGAGACCCTGCTCTGCGTCGGTGGGCTGGACGGGCATCCGGTGCTGACCTTCACCGCCCCCTGGCGCAGCGCGGAGGCCGAGCTGAACGCGCCCTCGGCGCCGTACCTGCGGGCGGTCGCCACCGGGCTGCGCGAGGGCCACGGCTGGGATGCGGACCGGGCGGCGGCCTACCTGAGCAGCCGCCCGGGGGCGGCGGGGGTGTGGTCGCCCGGCGGGGTCGTGCGGGTCCTGCGGGGAGCCGGCGCGGCCGGGGACTGA
- a CDS encoding S1C family serine protease codes for MSTEHESGSTGPRVGQSSGVPEAGALSKPAETAAPAAPGYIDAPPPVLPAAPTAPAPAPGYLDAPPPAAPAAPVAPAVPVLAEGTPQGDPNPYAHPATSAGYPQAAPQPSAEEAHHPFGAGHPLGGWGTPPGGTGGPGHPAEWGVPGTPPGPRKKRGGLIALVAAVAVLAGLAGGAIGVSLTDGKDGFTGSTSRTSTTVTVGDNQKALDRAPESVAGIAAKALPSTVTIKAQNSSESGTGTGFVFDTEGHILTNNHVVAPAASGGKLTVKFSDGSSYPASVVGRAQGYDVAVVKLDNPPKDKLVPLPLGDSDKAAIGDATIAIGAPYGLEGTVTTGIISAKDRPVASGDETGSQASYMNALQTDASINPGNSGGPLLNASGQVIGINSAIQSNSGGSSGRAGSIGLGFAIPINQAKWVAETLIKDGSPVYAILGVLRNDDYKGDGAQIQTKDVQGTAAVTPGGPADQAGLKPGDVITKLGGISIDSGPTLVSEIWTHKPGEKVEVEYTRDGKAAKATVTLGERKGDN; via the coding sequence GTGAGCACCGAGCACGAGAGTGGGTCCACCGGGCCGCGGGTGGGTCAGTCCTCCGGCGTCCCAGAGGCGGGTGCTCTGTCGAAGCCGGCCGAGACCGCCGCCCCGGCGGCGCCCGGGTACATCGACGCTCCCCCGCCGGTGCTGCCCGCCGCGCCGACCGCCCCGGCCCCCGCCCCCGGCTACCTGGACGCGCCGCCGCCCGCCGCCCCGGCCGCGCCCGTCGCCCCCGCGGTGCCGGTGCTCGCCGAGGGCACGCCGCAGGGCGACCCCAACCCGTACGCCCACCCGGCGACGTCGGCCGGGTACCCGCAGGCCGCGCCGCAGCCGTCCGCCGAGGAGGCGCACCACCCGTTCGGCGCCGGGCACCCGCTCGGCGGCTGGGGTACCCCGCCCGGCGGTACGGGCGGTCCCGGGCACCCGGCCGAGTGGGGCGTACCGGGCACCCCGCCCGGCCCTCGCAAGAAGCGCGGCGGCCTGATCGCCCTGGTCGCGGCCGTCGCCGTGCTGGCCGGCCTGGCCGGCGGTGCGATCGGCGTCTCGCTGACGGACGGCAAGGACGGGTTCACCGGCTCCACCAGCCGCACCAGCACCACCGTGACGGTCGGCGACAACCAGAAGGCCCTGGACCGGGCCCCCGAGTCGGTCGCCGGCATCGCCGCCAAGGCACTGCCCAGCACCGTCACCATCAAGGCCCAGAACTCCAGCGAGTCCGGGACGGGCACCGGTTTCGTCTTCGACACCGAGGGCCACATCCTCACCAACAACCACGTGGTCGCCCCGGCGGCCAGCGGCGGCAAGCTGACGGTGAAGTTCTCCGACGGCTCCTCGTACCCCGCCTCGGTGGTGGGCCGCGCCCAGGGCTACGACGTGGCCGTGGTCAAGCTCGACAACCCGCCGAAGGACAAGCTCGTCCCGCTCCCGCTCGGCGACTCCGACAAGGCCGCCATCGGCGACGCCACCATCGCGATCGGCGCCCCGTACGGCCTCGAGGGCACCGTCACCACCGGCATCATCAGCGCCAAGGACCGTCCGGTCGCCTCCGGTGACGAGACGGGCTCCCAGGCGTCGTACATGAACGCGCTGCAGACCGACGCGTCGATCAACCCGGGCAACTCCGGTGGCCCGCTGCTCAACGCCTCCGGTCAGGTCATCGGCATCAACTCGGCGATCCAGTCCAACAGCGGCGGCTCCAGCGGCCGGGCCGGCTCGATCGGCCTCGGCTTCGCCATCCCGATCAACCAGGCCAAGTGGGTCGCCGAGACGCTGATCAAGGACGGCAGCCCGGTCTACGCGATCCTCGGCGTGCTGCGCAACGACGACTACAAGGGCGACGGCGCCCAGATCCAGACCAAGGACGTCCAGGGCACCGCGGCCGTCACCCCGGGCGGCCCCGCAGACCAGGCCGGCCTCAAGCCGGGCGACGTCATCACCAAGCTCGGCGGCATCTCCATCGACAGCGGCCCGACCCTGGTCAGCGAGATCTGGACGCACAAGCCGGGCGAGAAGGTCGAGGTCGAGTACACCCGCGACGGCAAGGCCGCCAAGGCCACCGTCACCCTCGGCGAACGCAAGGGCGACAACTGA
- a CDS encoding cytosine permease, whose protein sequence is MTAVSPSPASTSATAVAERPEAPLVLDTEPPRTLDFRAQFALWANLGISLIGFSSAATVLGTAGAELSFAAAVTAIVVGTVIGTAMLGVAALIGARTGAPAMAVLRGLFGTRLSYLPTVLNIAQCIGWGVFELIVIAGGAQNVAGTQGWRWLFVLLAGALTTVLTIWPLGSIAVLRKYVAIAVGVAMVYFTVQLGRQGFPDPGAGNWDGFLTATDAVIAVSISFVPLAADYTRHSRTPGASFWGTFSGYTVAQVWCYVLGLIALLQQGGDSAKIFDSFTGVTAGWVFLLVLVLRETDQSFANVYSTAMSVQNLLPRIDRRVLTVGIGALVTGLALWIHELSAGYTNFLYLIGAVFVPLFAVLAVDYFFGAGRTGWNLEQDAPARPLMLLPWAVGFATYQFIAPTPVAGWWTGFWHDLQSAVGFEAQPWTSASLFAFLTAALATWATTLVRKAV, encoded by the coding sequence ATGACGGCTGTTTCGCCTTCCCCTGCCTCCACGTCCGCCACCGCCGTGGCCGAACGTCCCGAGGCACCCCTGGTGCTCGACACCGAACCTCCGAGAACCCTGGACTTCCGCGCCCAGTTCGCGCTCTGGGCCAACCTCGGGATCAGCCTGATCGGCTTCTCCAGCGCCGCCACGGTGCTCGGGACGGCGGGCGCGGAGCTCTCCTTCGCCGCCGCCGTGACGGCGATCGTGGTCGGCACCGTGATCGGTACCGCGATGCTCGGCGTGGCCGCGCTGATCGGCGCCCGGACCGGCGCTCCGGCGATGGCCGTGCTGCGCGGACTGTTCGGGACGCGGCTGTCGTACCTGCCCACCGTGCTGAACATCGCGCAGTGCATCGGCTGGGGCGTGTTCGAGCTGATCGTGATCGCGGGCGGCGCCCAGAACGTGGCCGGGACGCAGGGCTGGCGCTGGCTGTTCGTGCTGCTCGCCGGTGCGCTCACCACGGTGCTGACGATCTGGCCGCTGGGCTCGATCGCGGTGCTGCGCAAGTACGTGGCGATCGCGGTGGGCGTCGCGATGGTCTACTTCACCGTGCAGCTGGGCCGCCAGGGCTTCCCCGACCCGGGGGCCGGCAACTGGGACGGCTTCCTGACCGCCACGGACGCGGTCATCGCGGTGTCGATCTCGTTCGTCCCGCTGGCCGCGGACTACACCCGGCACTCCCGCACCCCGGGCGCCTCGTTCTGGGGCACCTTCTCCGGCTACACGGTGGCCCAGGTCTGGTGCTACGTGCTGGGCCTGATCGCCCTGCTCCAGCAGGGCGGCGACAGCGCGAAGATCTTCGACTCGTTCACCGGGGTGACGGCCGGCTGGGTGTTCCTGCTGGTCCTGGTCCTGCGGGAGACCGACCAGTCGTTCGCGAACGTGTACTCGACGGCCATGTCGGTGCAGAACCTCCTCCCGCGGATCGACCGCCGGGTGCTGACCGTCGGCATCGGCGCCCTGGTGACCGGCCTCGCCCTGTGGATCCACGAGCTCAGCGCGGGCTACACCAACTTCCTCTACCTGATCGGCGCGGTGTTCGTGCCGCTCTTCGCGGTGCTCGCGGTCGACTACTTCTTCGGCGCCGGCCGCACCGGCTGGAACCTGGAGCAGGACGCCCCGGCCCGTCCGCTGATGCTGCTGCCCTGGGCGGTGGGCTTCGCCACCTACCAGTTCATCGCGCCGACCCCGGTCGCCGGCTGGTGGACCGGCTTCTGGCATGACCTGCAGTCCGCGGTGGGCTTCGAGGCGCAGCCGTGGACCTCGGCCTCGCTGTTCGCCTTCCTGACCGCGGCCCTCGCCACCTGGGCGACCACGCTGGTCCGCAAGGCGGTCTGA
- a CDS encoding glycerophosphodiester phosphodiesterase: MAHRGSSAALPEHTAEAYQRAIEEGADGLECDVRLTSDGELVCVHDRTVRRTSNGSGTVSAMTLAQLGELDFGSWKSPQDPRPASVLTLARLLELVADSGRRIELAIETKHPTRYAGRVEAELLRTLDRFGLLPDGSADPAESAVRIMSFSELALHRVRRAAPAVPRVYLLERRLPLLGRTAALPGGARIAGPGIELVRRNPGLVTALRRAGHRVHVWTVDEPADVELCVRLGVEALITNRPRQVLEQLGR; the protein is encoded by the coding sequence ATCGCCCACCGCGGCTCCTCCGCCGCGCTGCCCGAGCACACCGCCGAGGCGTACCAGCGGGCGATCGAGGAGGGTGCGGACGGGCTGGAGTGCGACGTCCGCCTGACCTCCGACGGTGAGTTGGTCTGCGTCCACGACCGTACGGTGCGGCGCACCTCGAACGGCAGCGGCACGGTGTCGGCGATGACGCTGGCTCAGCTCGGCGAGCTGGACTTCGGCTCCTGGAAGTCGCCGCAGGACCCGCGGCCCGCCTCGGTGCTGACGCTGGCCCGGCTGCTGGAGCTGGTGGCCGACAGCGGCCGCCGGATCGAGCTGGCCATCGAGACCAAGCACCCGACCCGGTACGCGGGGCGGGTGGAGGCCGAACTGCTGCGGACGCTGGACCGGTTCGGCCTGCTGCCGGACGGGTCGGCCGATCCCGCCGAGTCCGCCGTCCGGATCATGAGCTTCTCGGAGCTGGCGCTGCACCGGGTCCGCCGGGCGGCGCCGGCCGTGCCGAGGGTGTACCTGCTGGAGCGGCGGCTTCCGCTGCTGGGGCGGACCGCCGCGCTGCCCGGCGGGGCCCGGATCGCCGGGCCCGGGATCGAGCTGGTGCGGCGCAACCCCGGCCTGGTGACGGCGCTGCGCCGGGCCGGGCACCGGGTGCACGTGTGGACGGTGGACGAGCCCGCCGACGTCGAGCTGTGCGTGCGGCTCGGGGTGGAGGCCCTGATCACCAACCGGCCGCGCCAGGTGCTGGAGCAGCTGGGGCGCTAG
- a CDS encoding ATP-binding protein, whose product MIDDAVLILSELLSNSCRYARPLARLTELDHEAELPSGYLVGVGTPARRGPGGADPQGEPEQDGDAGAVLVRWQTHGDGLLTLEVTDGGAATRPLPARPSVTARGGRGLNIVGELASDWGVRHAPGRVTVWAELPADGRRPAANAAGRPDGAGRQARSA is encoded by the coding sequence GTGATTGACGATGCTGTGCTGATCCTGTCGGAACTGCTCAGCAATTCCTGCCGGTATGCCCGGCCGCTCGCCCGGCTGACCGAACTCGACCACGAGGCCGAGCTTCCGTCGGGCTACCTGGTCGGCGTCGGCACCCCCGCCAGGCGCGGCCCCGGCGGAGCCGACCCGCAGGGCGAACCGGAACAGGACGGGGACGCCGGCGCGGTGCTGGTCCGCTGGCAGACCCACGGCGACGGTCTGCTCACCCTGGAGGTCACGGACGGCGGCGCGGCCACCAGGCCGCTACCCGCCCGGCCGTCCGTGACGGCCCGGGGCGGCCGGGGCCTGAACATCGTGGGCGAGCTGGCCAGCGACTGGGGGGTGCGGCACGCACCCGGCCGGGTGACGGTCTGGGCCGAGCTGCCCGCCGACGGCCGGCGCCCGGCGGCGAACGCGGCCGGACGGCCGGACGGTGCGGGGCGGCAGGCCCGCAGCGCCTGA
- a CDS encoding DUF5926 family protein, whose protein sequence is MAKKAAKKSPQRSQSTTVTAGEVPVVGAREMCPCGSGRRYKACHGREAAHAVQELVHRPFEGLPGEADWVALRELVPAATVPLKLAAGVAEQAEGEVPSVTLATVLPLAWPALRRPDGSILLGLQTQSSSGDLSRDLADALELALTTPPGSPVPSRRTVPGGRRLQELLDTEAEFTPVVHTGFEFWLEESESAEGEVAASLERANASAIPTEKLGGVTAAYWCGTPDKNHLRWVMTVPEEQLLDALARLSASGEASLGTDTRLVGSFRAHGLTVPVWDLPVEMTAADCEKPAATFAEKLAGALTESAPLTAEERRARANLVNRQVTLN, encoded by the coding sequence ATGGCCAAGAAGGCCGCCAAGAAGTCGCCCCAGCGCAGCCAGTCCACCACCGTGACCGCGGGCGAGGTCCCGGTCGTCGGCGCACGCGAGATGTGCCCGTGCGGCTCGGGCCGCCGCTACAAGGCCTGTCACGGCCGGGAGGCCGCGCACGCGGTGCAGGAGCTGGTGCACCGCCCGTTCGAGGGCCTGCCGGGAGAGGCCGACTGGGTGGCGCTGCGCGAGCTGGTGCCCGCCGCCACCGTGCCGCTGAAGCTGGCCGCCGGGGTGGCCGAGCAGGCCGAGGGCGAGGTGCCGTCGGTGACGCTGGCGACCGTGCTGCCGCTGGCCTGGCCGGCCCTGCGCCGCCCGGACGGCTCGATCCTGCTGGGCCTGCAGACCCAGTCCTCCTCCGGCGACCTGAGCCGCGACCTGGCGGACGCGCTGGAGCTGGCGCTGACCACCCCGCCGGGCAGCCCCGTGCCGTCCCGCCGGACCGTGCCCGGCGGCCGCCGCCTGCAGGAACTGCTCGACACCGAGGCCGAGTTCACCCCGGTCGTGCACACCGGCTTCGAGTTCTGGCTGGAGGAGTCGGAGAGCGCCGAGGGCGAGGTGGCGGCCTCTCTGGAGCGGGCCAACGCCTCCGCGATCCCGACCGAGAAGCTGGGCGGCGTGACCGCCGCCTACTGGTGCGGCACCCCGGACAAGAACCACCTGCGCTGGGTGATGACGGTCCCCGAGGAGCAGTTGCTGGACGCGCTGGCGCGGCTGTCCGCCTCCGGCGAGGCCTCGCTGGGCACGGACACCCGCCTGGTCGGCTCGTTCCGGGCGCACGGGCTGACCGTGCCGGTCTGGGACCTGCCGGTGGAGATGACCGCGGCCGACTGCGAGAAGCCCGCCGCGACCTTCGCCGAGAAGCTGGCCGGCGCGCTCACCGAGTCCGCCCCGCTCACCGCCGAAGAGCGGCGCGCCCGCGCGAATCTGGTGAACCGTCAGGTCACGCTCAACTGA
- a CDS encoding bifunctional DNA primase/polymerase: protein MRRTRRRLEPLRRAGASRVEALRTGALRALGRRPGSRRRALTAALAAAALGWPVLPGARAVRGAGGPCSCGDLCCPVPGGHPYDPPLLAATTEARMVRWWWERRCPGAPVLVATGRTVCAVSVPAVAGARLLAWFDGIGVPLGPVLATPSRYLLLVAPYTLDELGELLAERAWVPGSLRYHGPGGYLPLPPSRTGAGGVHWVRPPREDGVWLPQVAALLGGLIAVTTTAPDGSRLPF, encoded by the coding sequence ATGCGTCGGACACGTCGTCGACTGGAGCCGCTGCGGCGGGCCGGGGCCTCCCGGGTCGAGGCCCTGCGGACGGGCGCGCTGCGGGCGTTGGGCCGACGGCCCGGGAGCCGGCGGCGGGCCCTGACCGCGGCGCTCGCGGCGGCCGCGCTGGGCTGGCCGGTCCTGCCGGGCGCCAGGGCGGTACGCGGTGCGGGAGGGCCGTGCTCCTGTGGAGACCTCTGCTGCCCGGTGCCGGGCGGGCATCCGTACGATCCGCCGCTGCTCGCCGCCACCACCGAGGCGCGGATGGTGCGCTGGTGGTGGGAGCGGCGCTGTCCCGGGGCGCCGGTCCTGGTGGCCACCGGCCGTACGGTCTGCGCGGTCAGCGTGCCCGCCGTGGCCGGGGCCCGGCTGCTGGCCTGGTTCGACGGGATCGGGGTGCCGCTGGGGCCGGTGCTGGCCACGCCGTCCCGGTACCTGCTGCTGGTGGCCCCGTACACGCTGGACGAGTTGGGCGAACTGCTGGCGGAGCGTGCCTGGGTGCCCGGGTCGCTGCGCTACCACGGTCCCGGTGGGTACCTGCCGCTGCCGCCGTCGCGCACCGGCGCGGGGGGCGTGCACTGGGTCCGCCCGCCCCGGGAGGACGGCGTGTGGCTGCCTCAAGTGGCCGCCCTGCTCGGCGGATTGATCGCGGTCACCACGACGGCGCCGGACGGCAGCCGGCTGCCGTTCTGA
- a CDS encoding PP2C family protein-serine/threonine phosphatase: protein MTDARPLHLTAAEPAPLPGLPAGPVLGLQDRLAGRLSDFTSLYEHADLLVRSPDLPATLATVLDSGAALLGARRGLITTTGRGTGRPVGLGLDRAGLGALETVPADHGPFAGLLSSPAQSGRLLIADLADDPSVGPRFREVAAQLGLGACYALTLATEQDGPLAAAAWFYDEPARPDERLQHLAQRYCEFAAPVLARQLAADRALRATRALRRSLLPDHLPVVPGVRLAARCRPAGLDHSCGSDWYDAIALPDGSLGLTVGSVSADGPGAGPGSAAGAAAAMGRVRAALRAYAVLEGEDPVSVLGDLELLLKTTEPARSATAVYACVRPDERRIALAGAGHCPPVLVGRHGAEFVETSLSAPLGMLSCWEAPGVELTAERGDVLVLYTEGVARRCGPTLHAGQAALRRAAADAPRDVRLDPDRLCGHLLATLAGEGPDEGATDDLVLLAVRFG from the coding sequence ATGACCGATGCCCGGCCGCTGCACCTGACCGCCGCCGAGCCCGCCCCGCTGCCCGGCCTCCCGGCCGGGCCCGTTCTCGGTCTGCAGGACCGTTTGGCCGGACGGCTGTCCGATTTCACCAGCCTGTACGAGCACGCCGACCTGCTGGTCCGCTCACCCGACCTGCCCGCCACCCTGGCCACCGTGCTCGACTCCGGCGCGGCCCTGCTCGGCGCCCGGCGCGGACTGATCACCACCACCGGCCGGGGCACCGGCCGGCCGGTCGGGCTCGGTCTGGACCGCGCCGGGCTCGGCGCGCTGGAGACCGTCCCGGCCGACCACGGCCCGTTCGCGGGCCTGCTGAGCAGCCCCGCACAGTCCGGCCGGCTGCTGATCGCGGACCTCGCCGACGACCCCTCCGTCGGGCCCCGGTTCCGCGAGGTCGCGGCCCAGCTCGGCCTCGGCGCCTGCTACGCGCTGACGCTGGCCACCGAGCAGGACGGGCCACTGGCGGCCGCCGCCTGGTTCTACGACGAGCCCGCCCGGCCCGACGAGCGGCTCCAGCACCTGGCGCAGCGGTACTGCGAGTTCGCCGCCCCGGTGCTGGCCCGGCAGCTGGCGGCGGACCGCGCGCTGCGGGCCACCCGGGCACTGCGCCGCAGCCTGCTGCCCGACCACCTGCCGGTGGTACCCGGCGTCCGGCTCGCCGCCCGCTGCCGGCCCGCCGGCCTGGACCACTCCTGCGGCAGCGACTGGTACGACGCCATCGCGCTGCCGGACGGCTCGCTCGGCCTGACCGTCGGCAGCGTGTCGGCCGACGGACCCGGCGCCGGCCCCGGCTCCGCCGCGGGGGCGGCCGCCGCGATGGGCAGGGTACGGGCGGCGCTGCGCGCGTACGCCGTCCTGGAGGGCGAGGACCCGGTGTCCGTCCTCGGTGACCTGGAACTGCTGCTCAAGACCACCGAGCCGGCCCGCTCCGCCACCGCCGTCTACGCCTGCGTGCGGCCCGACGAGCGCCGGATCGCCCTGGCCGGCGCCGGGCACTGCCCGCCGGTCCTGGTCGGCCGGCACGGCGCCGAGTTCGTGGAGACCTCGCTGTCCGCCCCGCTCGGCATGCTCAGCTGCTGGGAGGCGCCGGGCGTGGAGCTCACCGCGGAGCGCGGCGACGTCCTGGTGCTCTACACCGAGGGTGTGGCCCGGCGCTGCGGCCCGACCCTGCACGCGGGGCAGGCCGCGCTGCGCCGGGCCGCCGCCGATGCCCCCCGGGACGTCCGGCTCGACCCGGACCGGCTCTGCGGCCACCTGCTGGCGACACTGGCCGGCGAGGGCCCGGACGAGGGCGCCACCGACGACCTGGTGCTGCTGGCCGTCCGGTTCGGGTGA
- a CDS encoding aminopeptidase P family protein, with protein MTEDRTPAVSDNPEGLAAEEEIKGRKNGLYSEVSDELAASMKSGWADTELRGLQPIAQASYTAERRAALSARFPGERLVVPAGRLRVRANDTDYAFRAASEYVHLTGDQTEDAVLVGEPAGDGHAFHLYLRPRSDRENGEFWLDGYGELWVGRRHSLTEAEVLYGLPCRDVRKAAEELGADTVATRIVRGYDAELEDALGEALDADRDEEFKVFLSGLRLVKDEWEIAELRAACTATVNGFTDVVRELDRAVATSERWIEGTFWRRARVEGNDVGYGSIAAAGPHATTLHWVRNDGDVRPGELLLLDAGVETTNLYTADVTRTLPINGRFNELQRKIYDAVYDAQEAGIAAVRPGGRFRDFHDAAQRVLAERLLAWGLIDPAVYDLEKVLELGLQRRWTLHGTGHMLGLDVHDCAHARRDAYVDAELVPGMVLTVEPGLYFQLDDLTVPEEYRGIGVRIEDDILVTAEGNENLSAGLPRRADEVESWMAGLTG; from the coding sequence GTGACCGAGGACCGTACCCCGGCGGTGTCCGACAACCCTGAGGGCCTGGCCGCGGAGGAGGAGATCAAGGGCCGCAAGAACGGGCTCTACTCGGAGGTCTCCGACGAACTCGCGGCCTCGATGAAGTCCGGCTGGGCCGACACCGAGCTGCGCGGCCTCCAGCCGATCGCCCAGGCGTCCTACACCGCCGAGCGCCGCGCCGCGCTGTCGGCCCGGTTCCCCGGCGAGCGCCTCGTCGTCCCGGCCGGCCGGCTGCGGGTGCGGGCCAACGACACCGACTACGCGTTCCGCGCCGCCAGCGAGTACGTCCACCTGACCGGCGACCAGACCGAGGACGCCGTCCTGGTCGGCGAGCCGGCCGGGGACGGCCACGCGTTCCACCTCTACCTGCGCCCCCGCTCCGACCGCGAGAACGGCGAGTTCTGGCTGGACGGCTACGGCGAGCTCTGGGTCGGCCGCCGGCACAGCCTGACCGAGGCCGAGGTGCTCTACGGACTGCCCTGCCGCGACGTGCGCAAGGCCGCCGAGGAGCTGGGCGCGGACACCGTCGCGACCCGGATCGTGCGCGGCTACGACGCCGAGCTGGAGGACGCCCTCGGCGAGGCGCTGGACGCCGACCGGGACGAGGAGTTCAAGGTCTTCCTGAGCGGCCTGCGCCTGGTCAAGGACGAGTGGGAGATCGCCGAACTGCGCGCGGCCTGCACCGCGACGGTCAACGGCTTCACCGACGTGGTGCGCGAGCTGGACCGGGCCGTGGCCACCTCCGAGCGCTGGATCGAGGGCACCTTCTGGCGCCGCGCCCGGGTCGAGGGCAACGACGTCGGCTACGGCTCGATCGCCGCCGCCGGCCCGCACGCCACCACCCTGCACTGGGTCCGCAACGACGGCGACGTCCGCCCCGGCGAACTGCTGCTGCTCGACGCCGGCGTGGAGACCACCAACCTCTACACCGCCGACGTCACCCGCACCCTGCCGATCAACGGCCGGTTCAACGAGCTCCAGCGCAAGATCTACGACGCCGTGTACGACGCCCAGGAGGCCGGCATCGCGGCGGTCCGGCCCGGTGGCCGGTTCCGCGACTTCCACGACGCCGCGCAGCGGGTGCTGGCCGAGCGCCTGCTCGCCTGGGGCCTGATCGACCCGGCGGTGTACGACCTGGAGAAGGTCCTGGAGCTGGGTCTGCAACGCCGCTGGACGCTGCACGGCACCGGCCACATGCTCGGCCTGGACGTGCACGACTGCGCGCACGCCCGCCGGGACGCGTACGTCGACGCCGAGCTGGTGCCCGGCATGGTGCTGACGGTCGAGCCCGGCCTGTACTTCCAGCTGGACGACCTGACGGTGCCCGAGGAGTACCGCGGCATCGGCGTCCGGATCGAGGACGACATCCTGGTCACCGCCGAGGGCAACGAGAACCTCTCCGCCGGCCTGCCCCGCCGCGCCGACGAGGTCGAGTCCTGGATGGCCGGCCTGACCGGCTGA